In bacterium, one DNA window encodes the following:
- a CDS encoding succinate dehydrogenase, whose protein sequence is MHGREYARQFPMADHAASHAYAPSIPWWLQPAATVTILSGFVVYATWVALQGHGSIGPYLSPFYSPPVTVAAIPISPAFWVLWAPAGFRATCYYYRKAYYRSYFADPISCMVPESRRRYAGETAFPFILNNLHRYLLYAALVVLVFLWIDAIKAFVFNGRFGIHLGSVLFLANVVLLSGYTLGCHAFRHMVGGNLDCYSCARGGRARFRLWQWVTPLNHLHAAWAWASLFSVVAVDVYLRLLMANAIVDPALF, encoded by the coding sequence TTGCATGGGCGGGAATACGCCCGGCAGTTCCCTATGGCCGATCACGCGGCATCGCATGCGTACGCCCCGAGCATCCCCTGGTGGCTCCAGCCGGCCGCCACCGTGACGATCCTCTCAGGCTTTGTGGTGTACGCAACGTGGGTGGCGTTGCAGGGGCACGGATCCATCGGGCCGTACTTGTCCCCGTTTTACTCGCCCCCGGTAACGGTGGCCGCGATCCCCATCTCGCCGGCGTTCTGGGTCCTGTGGGCTCCGGCGGGGTTCAGGGCGACCTGTTACTACTACCGCAAGGCGTACTACCGCTCCTACTTCGCCGATCCGATCTCGTGCATGGTGCCCGAGTCCCGGCGTCGATATGCCGGAGAGACGGCGTTCCCGTTCATTCTCAATAACCTCCACCGGTACCTGCTGTACGCGGCGCTCGTGGTGCTCGTCTTTCTCTGGATCGACGCGATCAAGGCTTTCGTGTTCAACGGGCGGTTTGGGATCCACCTGGGTTCGGTGCTGTTTCTCGCCAACGTCGTCTTGCTCTCCGGGTACACGCTCGGCTGCCACGCGTTCCGCCACATGGTGGGGGGCAACCTCGATTGCTACTCCTGCGCCAGGGGCGGGCGCGCGCGTTTTCGCCTGTGGCAGTGGGTCACCCCGCTGAACCACTTGCACGCCGCGTGGGCGTGGGCCAGCCTCTTCTCCGTCGTCGCCGTCGATGTGTACCTTCGCCTGCTGATGGCGAACGCGATCGTCGACCCGGCTCTGTTTTAG
- the icd gene encoding isocitrate dehydrogenase (NADP(+)), with translation MLTLEKLTPPREGQRIEVRDGKLHVPDTPILPFIEGDGTGPDIWRATVRVLEAAVRRAYGGRKQIVWFEVFAGEKAHTRFGTWLLDDTLRAFEYYTVGIKGPLTTPIGGGFRSLNVSLRQQLDLYACVRPVRYFEGVPSPVRHPEQVDVVVFRENTEDIYVGYEFAGGSPEAKKLIDFVGREFKWKIREGAGVGLKPMSPFGSKRLVRKAIQYAIDHGRASVTLVHKGNIMKYTEGAFAQWGYELAREEFGDRTIPWSEVQKLGGKVPTGKILIQDYIADVTFQHLLTRPRSFDVIATSNLNGDYISDAVAAQVGGIGMAPGGNISDFHAVFEATHGTAPKYANQDKVNPGSLILSGVMMLEHLGWGEAARLIVQAMEATFRRKIMTYDLARLTEGAREVRTSEFATAVIDGM, from the coding sequence ATGCTGACGCTGGAGAAGCTCACCCCGCCCCGCGAAGGGCAGCGGATCGAAGTCCGGGACGGCAAGCTCCACGTGCCCGATACTCCGATCCTGCCCTTCATCGAGGGGGACGGGACCGGCCCCGATATCTGGCGCGCCACAGTGCGCGTGCTGGAAGCGGCGGTCCGCCGGGCCTACGGCGGGCGGAAGCAGATCGTGTGGTTCGAGGTCTTCGCGGGAGAGAAAGCCCACACCCGGTTCGGGACCTGGCTCCTCGACGATACCCTGCGCGCATTCGAGTACTACACGGTCGGGATCAAGGGCCCGCTGACGACCCCGATCGGGGGTGGATTCAGGAGCCTCAACGTGTCGCTCCGCCAGCAGCTCGACCTGTACGCGTGCGTCCGTCCCGTGCGGTACTTCGAGGGCGTACCGAGCCCGGTGCGCCACCCGGAGCAGGTCGACGTCGTCGTGTTCCGGGAGAACACCGAAGATATCTATGTCGGGTATGAGTTTGCGGGGGGGAGCCCCGAGGCCAAGAAGCTGATTGACTTCGTCGGGCGCGAGTTCAAATGGAAGATCCGCGAGGGCGCCGGGGTCGGGCTCAAGCCGATGAGCCCGTTTGGGAGCAAGCGGCTGGTGCGCAAGGCCATCCAGTATGCGATCGACCACGGCCGCGCCAGTGTCACGCTCGTCCACAAGGGTAACATCATGAAGTACACTGAGGGGGCGTTCGCGCAGTGGGGGTACGAGCTGGCGCGTGAGGAGTTCGGAGACCGGACGATCCCTTGGAGCGAGGTGCAGAAGCTCGGCGGGAAAGTCCCCACCGGCAAGATCTTAATCCAGGACTACATCGCCGACGTCACGTTCCAGCACCTGTTGACCCGACCGAGATCGTTCGACGTGATCGCCACCAGCAACCTCAATGGCGATTACATCTCGGATGCGGTCGCCGCACAAGTCGGGGGCATCGGCATGGCGCCGGGCGGCAACATCAGTGACTTTCACGCGGTGTTTGAGGCGACCCACGGCACCGCCCCCAAGTACGCGAATCAAGACAAGGTGAACCCCGGTTCGCTCATCCTCTCCGGGGTGATGATGCTGGAACACCTGGGGTGGGGAGAGGCGGCCCGCCTCATCGTCCAAGCGATGGAGGCGACGTTCCGCCGCAAGATCATGACCTATGATTTGGCGCGGCTGACGGAGGGCGCCCGCGAGGTCCGCACGAGCGAGTTCGCGACGGCCGTGATCGACGGCATGTGA
- a CDS encoding succinate dehydrogenase/fumarate reductase iron-sulfur subunit has product MADATFQVFRGDAKRGDLVTYKVPITEGMVVLDGIHYIQGHLDGTLACRWNCKAAKCGSCSAEVNGRPRLMCKTRVDEFGDLPITVRPIKVFPVIKDLVTDVSWNYKVNREIPPFTPSPDDPGPWKMYPEDVERLFEFRKCIECFLCQDVCHVLREHEGQSRYMGPRFMVRIAALEMHPKDTRSRTDLLKGAGGIGFCNVTKCCEEVCPEHIHITDNAIIPLKERMADDFFDPWRALLRLFGSKKEPRGT; this is encoded by the coding sequence ATGGCGGACGCGACGTTCCAGGTGTTCCGCGGCGACGCCAAGCGCGGCGACCTGGTCACCTACAAGGTCCCGATCACCGAAGGGATGGTCGTCCTCGACGGAATTCACTACATTCAGGGACACCTGGACGGTACGCTGGCGTGCCGGTGGAACTGCAAGGCGGCCAAGTGCGGATCCTGCAGCGCGGAGGTCAACGGGCGGCCGCGCCTCATGTGCAAGACCCGGGTCGACGAGTTCGGAGATCTCCCGATCACGGTCCGGCCGATCAAGGTGTTTCCCGTGATCAAGGATCTCGTCACGGATGTCTCGTGGAACTACAAAGTGAACCGGGAGATCCCGCCGTTCACCCCGAGCCCGGACGATCCCGGTCCTTGGAAGATGTACCCCGAGGACGTGGAACGGCTGTTCGAGTTCCGGAAATGCATCGAATGCTTCCTGTGCCAGGATGTCTGCCACGTGCTCCGGGAGCACGAGGGGCAGAGCCGGTACATGGGCCCGCGGTTCATGGTCCGGATCGCGGCCCTCGAGATGCACCCCAAGGACACCCGTTCGCGGACGGACCTCCTCAAAGGGGCAGGCGGCATCGGATTCTGCAACGTCACCAAGTGCTGCGAAGAGGTGTGCCCGGAGCACATCCACATCACCGACAACGCCATCATCCCCCTCAAGGAGCGGATGGCGGACGACTTCTTCGATCCCTGGAGAGCCCTGCTCAGACTCTTCGGAAGCAAAAAAGAGCCCCGGGGGACCTGA
- a CDS encoding FAD-binding protein has translation MADWYDTVEHDVLVIGAGGAGLRAAIAAAESGCSVGLVCKSLLGKAHTVMAEGGIAAALGNVDPKDDWRVHFADTMRGGQMISDYRMVEFFAKEAPERVYELERWGGLFDRTPDGKILQRPFGAHTYRRLCHVGDRTGLEMIRTLQDKAVHSAVQVHMEITLTRLLKDAERIAGAFGYRREDGRYVLFRAKAVILATGGWGKVYKVTSNSWECTGDGCAMAYEAGAELMDMEMVQFHPTGMVWPPGVRGILVTEAVRGEGGILRNANGERFMERYDQKKMELSSRDVVARSIYKEVQAGRGSPHGGAFLDISQRGAEFIKKKLPSMYEQFLKLADIDITKSPMEVAPTIHYVMGGVRVEAGAGASTVPGLYAAGEVAAGLHGANRLGGNSLSDLLVFGKRTGEHAAAYAKGLVATPRVDDRQAGEERALLQRPFEGGGKENPFAIHEALQEVMGTYAGIARTGDQLARGLEKILELQKRSGDLHAPGSMLFNPGWHACRDVRFMLTLCEAIFRSAFERKESRGAHWRLDFPDPDSTWAARNLIVRRSDGGMQVSVRPVPQVPAELAQLVQPRA, from the coding sequence GTGGCTGATTGGTACGACACGGTCGAGCACGATGTCCTCGTGATCGGCGCCGGCGGGGCCGGCCTGCGCGCCGCGATCGCCGCCGCCGAATCCGGGTGCTCGGTGGGCCTGGTGTGCAAATCGCTCCTCGGCAAGGCACACACCGTGATGGCCGAGGGGGGGATCGCCGCCGCGCTCGGCAACGTCGATCCCAAGGACGACTGGCGGGTGCACTTCGCCGACACCATGCGCGGCGGGCAGATGATCAGTGACTATCGGATGGTGGAATTCTTCGCGAAGGAAGCGCCGGAGCGCGTGTACGAGCTCGAACGGTGGGGCGGTCTCTTCGACCGCACGCCGGATGGGAAGATCTTGCAGCGGCCGTTCGGCGCCCACACCTACCGCCGGCTCTGCCACGTCGGCGATCGCACCGGATTGGAGATGATCCGGACCCTCCAGGACAAGGCGGTCCACAGCGCGGTCCAGGTCCATATGGAGATCACCCTGACGCGGTTGCTCAAGGACGCGGAGCGGATCGCCGGGGCCTTCGGCTACCGACGGGAAGACGGGCGTTACGTCCTCTTTCGGGCGAAGGCGGTGATCCTGGCCACCGGCGGGTGGGGCAAGGTCTACAAGGTCACGAGCAACTCGTGGGAGTGCACGGGGGACGGCTGCGCGATGGCCTACGAGGCCGGCGCAGAGTTGATGGATATGGAGATGGTCCAGTTCCACCCCACCGGGATGGTCTGGCCGCCGGGCGTCCGCGGGATCCTGGTCACCGAGGCGGTCCGCGGGGAGGGGGGGATCCTCCGAAACGCCAACGGCGAGCGATTCATGGAGCGCTACGACCAGAAGAAGATGGAGCTCAGCAGCCGGGACGTGGTGGCGCGGTCCATTTATAAGGAAGTCCAGGCCGGGCGGGGGAGCCCGCACGGTGGGGCGTTCCTCGACATCAGCCAGCGCGGCGCCGAGTTCATCAAAAAGAAGCTGCCCAGCATGTACGAGCAGTTCCTCAAGCTCGCCGATATCGACATCACCAAGTCTCCGATGGAGGTCGCACCGACGATCCACTACGTGATGGGGGGCGTCCGCGTGGAGGCGGGGGCCGGGGCGTCCACCGTCCCCGGGCTGTACGCGGCCGGCGAGGTGGCCGCGGGCCTGCATGGGGCGAACCGCTTGGGCGGCAACTCGCTCTCGGACCTCCTGGTGTTTGGCAAGCGGACGGGGGAGCATGCGGCCGCGTACGCAAAGGGTCTTGTCGCCACACCCCGGGTGGACGACCGCCAGGCGGGTGAGGAGCGGGCGCTGCTGCAGCGCCCGTTCGAGGGGGGCGGGAAGGAGAATCCCTTCGCGATCCACGAGGCGCTGCAGGAGGTGATGGGGACCTATGCCGGGATCGCGCGGACCGGCGACCAGCTCGCCCGGGGTCTCGAGAAGATCCTGGAGCTGCAAAAGCGGTCTGGGGACCTGCACGCCCCCGGCTCGATGCTCTTCAACCCGGGATGGCACGCGTGCCGCGACGTCCGGTTCATGCTGACCCTCTGCGAGGCGATCTTCCGATCGGCGTTCGAGCGAAAGGAGAGCCGCGGCGCCCACTGGCGGCTGGACTTTCCCGATCCAGACTCCACGTGGGCAGCTCGGAACCTGATCGTCCGTCGAAGCGACGGCGGGATGCAGGTGAGCGTACGGCCGGTACCGCAGGTGCCCGCGGAGCTTGCCCAGCTGGTCCAACCGAGAGCCTGA